The Triticum aestivum cultivar Chinese Spring chromosome 3A, IWGSC CS RefSeq v2.1, whole genome shotgun sequence genome includes a region encoding these proteins:
- the LOC123062211 gene encoding dymeclin isoform X1: MGVAPSTPRLGEAGAASPGAAEQMFAALVGDRAYPVSSEFWTQLLELPLTQQWPRDRVLQACHAFAQNNYHTKHLAKILIHLVWCLQECTSASSVSSSVYRKAINAAYISSIFLKFIIENAKADNWQELCLDIDKDEKGLENIPSDQSVEYFLMKGVLNYIGSVDVSPESCYLHHELLNLMLVLMSTQLCSGPSPEPKDVHPFIDAAMLQDSSIVASVVQKLLLNFVRRPQIPSNGSHPVFSDDGGPGVLQRVGSAAANFVLLPYYTFNYFVSASAEGATSQLADNSLLVLLILIHYRKCISMNESIPTDSVYMSDSNTNVKDAPAFHENPYCKALNNAKDIQFDHADVEGNAQNGPVVRLSFASLFDALGTCLKDESSVLLLYSLVHGNCDFQEYVLVRTDLDTLLGFCRQLMPILEMLYNASRKTSNQIYMLLIILLILSQDSTFNASVHKLVLPSVPWYQERLMHQTSLGSLMVVVLIRTIKYNLSKLRDVYLHTNCLAILANMGPHAHRLSAYASQRLVSLFDMLSRKYAKLAELKNDKALKVTSDQMEADIISDDTSTELHIYTDFLRIVLEIINAILTYALPRNPEVVYAVLHRQEVFQPFKNHPRFNELLENIYTVLDFFNSRMDMQQLDGEWSVDKVLELINKNCRSWRGEGMKMFTQLRFTYEQESHPEEFFIPYAWRLILSRGFSFNPGAINLFPVEIHVDDSPSSEQKV, from the exons ATGGGGGTGGCGCCGTCGACGCCGAGGCTGGGCGAGGCGGGCGCCGCGTCGCCGGGGGCGGCGGAGCAGATGTTCGCCGCGCTCGTCGGCGACAGGGCCTACCCGGTCTCCTCCGAGTTCTGGACGCAGCTGCTCGAGCTGCCCCTCACCCAGCAGTGGCCGCGGGACCGCGTGCTGCAGGCCTGCCACGCCTTTG CGCAGAACAACTATCATACAAAGCATCTTGCAAAGATCTTGATCCATTTGGTTTGGTGTTTGCAAGAGTGCACATCTGCTTCTTCTGTATCTTCTAGCGTCTATAGAAAGGCTATCAATGCTGCCTATATATCATCCATATTTCTCAAGTTCATTATTGAGAATGCCAAGGCAGATAATTGGCAAGAGCTATGCCTTGACATCGACAAGGATGAAAAGGGGCTGGAAAATATTCCTTCTG ACCAAAGTGTGGAGTATTTTCTGATGAAGGGGGTGCTGAACTACATTGGTAGTGTAGATGTAAG TCCAGAGTCATGCTACCTACATCACGAGCTTCTGAACTTGATGCTAGTCCTTATGTCGACTCAATTATGTTCTGGACCATCTCCAGAACCAAAAGATGTGCATCCATTCATTGATGCGGCTATGCTTCAG GACAGTTCCATAGTAGCTTCGGTTGTTCAAAAGTTACTACTTAATTTTGTAAGGCGACCACAAATTCCTTCAAATGGTTCACACCCTGTTTTCTCTGATGACGGTGGGCCTGGTGTTCTGCAACGAGTTGGCTCAGCAGCTG CAAATTTTGTACTACTGCCATATTATACTTTCAACTATTTTGTAAGTGCAAGCGCTGAAGGTGCGACAAGTCAATTGGCAGATAACAGCTTACTTGTTCTGCTTATTCTGATCCACTACCGAAAATGCATATCAATGAATGAGTCCATTCCAACCGACAGTGTCTACATGAGTGATTCAAATACCAATGTCAAGGATGCACCAGCTTTTCATGAGAACCCTTACTGCAAGGCACTAAACAATGCTAAAGACATTCAAT TTGATCATGCCGATGTTGAGGGAAATGCTCAAAATGGACCCGTTGTCAGGCTGTCTTTTGCATCGCTGTTTGATGCTCTTGGCAC ATGCTTAAAAGATGAGAGCTCAGTTCTGTTGCTCTATTCTCTGGTCCATGGGAACTGCGATTTTCAGGAGTATGTTCTGGTTCGAACAGACTTGGATACTTTG CTCGGATTTTGTCGACAGCTTATGCCTATTTTGGAAATGCTCTACAATGCATCAAGGAAGACTTCCAATCAGATCTACATGCTGTTGATAATTCTCCTGATACTTAGTCAAGATTCAACCTTCAATGCTAGTGTGCACAAATTG GTGCTTCCTAGCGTTCCTTGGTACCAGGAGCGCCTCATGCATCAAACTTCTCTGGGATCGTTGATGGTCGTAGTACTAATCCGAACCATCAAGTACAACCTCTCCAAGCTGCGA GATGTCTACCTTCACACGAACTGTCTTGCAATTCTAGCAAACATGGGTCCTCATGCGCATAGGCTGAGTGCATATGCATCTCAAAGGCTGGTTAGCCTCTTCGACATGCTTTCTCGCAA GTATGCCAAATTAGCCGAGTTAAAAAATGACAAGGCTCTCAAAGTTACGTCTGATCAAATGGAAGCAGACATCATTTCAGATGATACG TCAACGGAGCTTCACATATACACTGACTTCTTAAGAATCGTTCTGGAAATCATCAATGCAATCCTTACATATGCATTACCCAGAAATCCTGAG GTTGTGTATGCTGTATTGCATCGACAAGAGGTTTTTCAGCCCTTCAAGAACCATCCTCGTTTCAATGAATTGCTTGAGAATATATACACA GTATTGGATTTCTTCAACAGTAGAATGGACATGCAACAGTTAGACGGGGAATGGTCTGTTGACAAGGTTCTTGAGCTCATTAATAAAAATTGCCGTTCATGGCGTGGGGAAGGAATGAAG ATGTTTACGCAGTTACGATTTACATATGAGCAAGAAAGTCATCCTGAGGAATTCTTCATTCCATACGCATGGAGGCTTATACTATCACGAGG
- the LOC123062211 gene encoding dymeclin isoform X2 — MGVAPSTPRLGEAGAASPGAAEQMFAALVGDRAYPVSSEFWTQLLELPLTQQWPRDRVLQACHAFAQNNYHTKHLAKILIHLVWCLQECTSASSVSSSVYRKAINAAYISSIFLKFIIENAKADNWQELCLDIDKDEKGLENIPSDQSVEYFLMKGVLNYIGSVDVSPESCYLHHELLNLMLVLMSTQLCSGPSPEPKDVHPFIDAAMLQDSSIVASVVQKLLLNFVRRPQIPSNGSHPVFSDDGGPGVLQRVGSAAANFVLLPYYTFNYFVSASAEGATSQLADNSLLVLLILIHYRKCISMNESIPTDSVYMSDSNTNVKDAPAFHENPYCKALNNAKDIQFDHADVEGNAQNGPVVRLSFASLFDALGTCLKDESSVLLLYSLVHGNCDFQEYVLVRTDLDTLLMPILEMLYNASRKTSNQIYMLLIILLILSQDSTFNASVHKLVLPSVPWYQERLMHQTSLGSLMVVVLIRTIKYNLSKLRDVYLHTNCLAILANMGPHAHRLSAYASQRLVSLFDMLSRKYAKLAELKNDKALKVTSDQMEADIISDDTSTELHIYTDFLRIVLEIINAILTYALPRNPEVVYAVLHRQEVFQPFKNHPRFNELLENIYTVLDFFNSRMDMQQLDGEWSVDKVLELINKNCRSWRGEGMKMFTQLRFTYEQESHPEEFFIPYAWRLILSRGFSFNPGAINLFPVEIHVDDSPSSEQKV, encoded by the exons ATGGGGGTGGCGCCGTCGACGCCGAGGCTGGGCGAGGCGGGCGCCGCGTCGCCGGGGGCGGCGGAGCAGATGTTCGCCGCGCTCGTCGGCGACAGGGCCTACCCGGTCTCCTCCGAGTTCTGGACGCAGCTGCTCGAGCTGCCCCTCACCCAGCAGTGGCCGCGGGACCGCGTGCTGCAGGCCTGCCACGCCTTTG CGCAGAACAACTATCATACAAAGCATCTTGCAAAGATCTTGATCCATTTGGTTTGGTGTTTGCAAGAGTGCACATCTGCTTCTTCTGTATCTTCTAGCGTCTATAGAAAGGCTATCAATGCTGCCTATATATCATCCATATTTCTCAAGTTCATTATTGAGAATGCCAAGGCAGATAATTGGCAAGAGCTATGCCTTGACATCGACAAGGATGAAAAGGGGCTGGAAAATATTCCTTCTG ACCAAAGTGTGGAGTATTTTCTGATGAAGGGGGTGCTGAACTACATTGGTAGTGTAGATGTAAG TCCAGAGTCATGCTACCTACATCACGAGCTTCTGAACTTGATGCTAGTCCTTATGTCGACTCAATTATGTTCTGGACCATCTCCAGAACCAAAAGATGTGCATCCATTCATTGATGCGGCTATGCTTCAG GACAGTTCCATAGTAGCTTCGGTTGTTCAAAAGTTACTACTTAATTTTGTAAGGCGACCACAAATTCCTTCAAATGGTTCACACCCTGTTTTCTCTGATGACGGTGGGCCTGGTGTTCTGCAACGAGTTGGCTCAGCAGCTG CAAATTTTGTACTACTGCCATATTATACTTTCAACTATTTTGTAAGTGCAAGCGCTGAAGGTGCGACAAGTCAATTGGCAGATAACAGCTTACTTGTTCTGCTTATTCTGATCCACTACCGAAAATGCATATCAATGAATGAGTCCATTCCAACCGACAGTGTCTACATGAGTGATTCAAATACCAATGTCAAGGATGCACCAGCTTTTCATGAGAACCCTTACTGCAAGGCACTAAACAATGCTAAAGACATTCAAT TTGATCATGCCGATGTTGAGGGAAATGCTCAAAATGGACCCGTTGTCAGGCTGTCTTTTGCATCGCTGTTTGATGCTCTTGGCAC ATGCTTAAAAGATGAGAGCTCAGTTCTGTTGCTCTATTCTCTGGTCCATGGGAACTGCGATTTTCAGGAGTATGTTCTGGTTCGAACAGACTTGGATACTTTG CTTATGCCTATTTTGGAAATGCTCTACAATGCATCAAGGAAGACTTCCAATCAGATCTACATGCTGTTGATAATTCTCCTGATACTTAGTCAAGATTCAACCTTCAATGCTAGTGTGCACAAATTG GTGCTTCCTAGCGTTCCTTGGTACCAGGAGCGCCTCATGCATCAAACTTCTCTGGGATCGTTGATGGTCGTAGTACTAATCCGAACCATCAAGTACAACCTCTCCAAGCTGCGA GATGTCTACCTTCACACGAACTGTCTTGCAATTCTAGCAAACATGGGTCCTCATGCGCATAGGCTGAGTGCATATGCATCTCAAAGGCTGGTTAGCCTCTTCGACATGCTTTCTCGCAA GTATGCCAAATTAGCCGAGTTAAAAAATGACAAGGCTCTCAAAGTTACGTCTGATCAAATGGAAGCAGACATCATTTCAGATGATACG TCAACGGAGCTTCACATATACACTGACTTCTTAAGAATCGTTCTGGAAATCATCAATGCAATCCTTACATATGCATTACCCAGAAATCCTGAG GTTGTGTATGCTGTATTGCATCGACAAGAGGTTTTTCAGCCCTTCAAGAACCATCCTCGTTTCAATGAATTGCTTGAGAATATATACACA GTATTGGATTTCTTCAACAGTAGAATGGACATGCAACAGTTAGACGGGGAATGGTCTGTTGACAAGGTTCTTGAGCTCATTAATAAAAATTGCCGTTCATGGCGTGGGGAAGGAATGAAG ATGTTTACGCAGTTACGATTTACATATGAGCAAGAAAGTCATCCTGAGGAATTCTTCATTCCATACGCATGGAGGCTTATACTATCACGAGG